One Pseudocalidococcus azoricus BACA0444 DNA segment encodes these proteins:
- a CDS encoding transposase has product RVSIESGKTVVYCVDQCHLVSGDICGYAWGKMNERIQVPIKNIKERQTDYSAINYVTGRLIVKPYLSGNSQNTIQYIKGIKAIHPNRKIIVIWDGAAYHDSDDFRKYLHQVNGDKSEQEWRIYCIKLAPYAPEQNPIEVVWLQVKNFLRKV; this is encoded by the coding sequence CGAGTTTCAATTGAATCAGGAAAAACCGTTGTCTACTGCGTGGATCAGTGCCATCTTGTTTCAGGGGATATTTGTGGATACGCTTGGGGTAAAATGAACGAAAGAATACAGGTTCCCATCAAGAATATAAAGGAGAGGCAAACCGATTATAGTGCAATTAACTATGTCACAGGTCGCCTAATTGTCAAACCTTATTTGAGTGGAAATAGTCAGAATACTATTCAGTATATCAAAGGGATAAAGGCGATTCATCCCAATCGGAAAATCATTGTGATTTGGGATGGTGCAGCATATCATGACAGTGATGATTTCCGTAAATATTTACATCAAGTCAATGGAGATAAGTCAGAACAAGAATGGCGGATTTACTGCATCAAATTAGCTCCATACGCACCGGAACAAAATCCGATTGAAGTAGTGTGGCTGCAAGTTAAAAACTTCTTAAGGAAAGTGTGA